Proteins co-encoded in one Phacochoerus africanus isolate WHEZ1 unplaced genomic scaffold, ROS_Pafr_v1 Scaffold_150, whole genome shotgun sequence genomic window:
- the LOC125119146 gene encoding LOW QUALITY PROTEIN: olfactory receptor 6C2-like (The sequence of the model RefSeq protein was modified relative to this genomic sequence to represent the inferred CDS: deleted 1 base in 1 codon) gives MYLTTVMKNHSAITSFILLGLTDDPRLQVFLSVFLFLTYIFTVVGNLVIILLTLVDSHLKTPMYFFLRNFSILEIIFTTVCVPRFLYSMTTGDKSVTYNACVIQLFFVILIGAIEFFLLTAMSYDRYVAICKPLHYTAIMNGRICTTLVLGCWLIGLIVILPPLSLGVQLDFCDSNLLDHFGCDASPLLKIVCSDTQYVEQLVLIMAVLTLMVTLVCVIVSYTYIIKSTLRLPSAQQRQKAFSTCSSHIIVVSITYGSCIFIYIKPAKEGVAINKAVSLLNTSVIPLMNPFIYTLRNKQVKQAFGDLIKKMAFLSKD, from the exons ATGTATCTGACCACTGTGATGAAAAATCATTCGGCTATCACTTCCTTCATCCTACTAGGATTAACAGATGACCCACGACTCCAGGTGTTTCTTTCGGTATTCCTGTTTCTGACCTACATTTTCACTGTTGTTGGAAATCTAGTCATCATCCTTCTCACTCTGGTGGACTCTCACCTTAAAacacccatgtactttttccttcgGAATTTCTCCATCCTAGAGATAATATTTACAACTGTCTGTGTTCCTCGATTCCTGTACAGCATGACAACTGGGGACAAAAGCGTGACCTATAATGCCTGTGTCATTCAGTTATTTTTTGTCATCCTCATCGGGGCAATAGAATTTTTTCTCCTAACGgccatgtcctatgaccgctacgtggccatctgcaagcccctGCACTACACCGCCATCATGAATGGAAGGATATGCACCACTCTTGTCCTTGGCTGTTGGCTGATTGGGTTAATTGTCATACTCCCACCTCTCAGCCTCGGAGTTCAGCTAGATTTCTGTGACTCCAATCTCCTTGACCATTTTGGCTGTGATGCATCTCCTCTTCTAAAGATCGTGTGCTCAGACACTCAA TACGTAGAACAACTTGTTTTAATCATGGCTGTGCTGACCCTCATGGTCACACTCGTCTGTGTGATTGTGTCCTACACCTACATCATCAAGTCCACTTTAAGGCTCCCTTCAGCCCAGCAGAGACAAAAGGCTTTCTCCACCTGTTCTTCCCACATCATTGTGGTCTCCATCACCTATGGAAGTTGCATCTTTATCTATATCAAACCGGCAAAGGAAGGAGTGGCCATTAATAAGGCGGTGTCCCTGCTCAACACTTCGGTTATTCCTCTGATGAACCCTTTCATTTATACGCTACGGAACAAGCAAGTCAAACAAGCCTTTGGGGACCTAATAAAAAAGATGGCTTTTCTTTCAAAGGATTAG